GCGGAATTGGTGCGACAGAAGGGCGAGCTCTTGACCACCTATCTGCATCAGGTACCCAACGACCAGGCTAGTGTGACCTTAGACAACTACTATACGGGCGAGGAGTTGGAGATTGAGTTGGACGTGGCTCTTACTCCTAGCCAGAATGCCCAACGTTATTTCAAAAAGTACCAGAAACTCAAGGAGGCGGTCAAGCATCTGACCAGCTTGATCGAGGAAACAAAGGCGACCATTATCTATCTGGAGTCTGTTGATACCATGCTGGGACAGGCTAGTCTGGCAGAAATCGATGAAATCCGTGAGGAATTGATTGAAACAGGCTACCTCAAACGTCGCCATCGTGAGAAAATCCACAAGCGTCAGAAACCTGAGCGTTATTTGGCAACAGACGGGAAAACTATCATTCTGGTTGGGAAAAATAACCTGCAAAATGATGAGTTGACCTTCAAAATGGCCAAGAAAGGCGAACTCTGGTTCCATGCCAAAGACATTCCAGGTAGCCATGTGGTCATCACAGATAACTTGGACCCCAGCGACGAAGTCAAGACAGACGCGGCAGAGCTGGCTGCCTATTTCTCCAAGGCAAGGCATTCTAACTTAGTTCAAGTTGATATGATTGAAGCCAAGAAACTTCATAAGCCAACAGGTAGCAAACCTGGTTTTGTGACCTACCGCGGTCAGAAGACCCTGCGCGTGACACCGACAGAAGAGAAAATAAAAAGCATGAAAATCTGATGATTTTCATGCTTTTTAAAACCTGTGTTCACAAGCAAAGTATATTTAGAAAAGAGATAGTTTTTTACAAATCAAGGCTGTTTTTTGATGTAATACTGACTGTATTTCGAGAAAAACGAACGCTGAGTGGCAGAAAACTAGCCTTAGCTAAAGATGTTGAGCTGTGAATACAGTTTTTATTTTATTTCGGAAACTTCACCTTCATCACAGTTCCCTGACCTAACTGGCTTTGGACGTGGATGGTAGCGCCGTGGACTTGAAGGGCGTGTTTGACAATGGAGAGACCGAGACCGGTACCGCCCACTTGTTTGGAACGGCTCTTGTCGGCCCGATAAAAACGCTCAAACATGCGTTCCTGGTCTATCGGTGAGATGCCCAGACCAGTATCTTCTACGACCAGGCTAATGGCCTCATCTGTCTGACTGAGGCTAACATGGACCTGTCCATGATCGGTATTGTATTTAATGGCATTGTCACACAGATTAAAAATAATAGACTGGAGTAGGACAGGATTTCCATGATAGGAAATCTGGGGACCCGTAAAGCTCAAAGCGATATTTTTCTGCACCGCCTTGTCTTCCAGACCAGCCAAAACCTGCTGGACCAGGTCAGTCAATTGCACATCCTCTTTTCGGATATGTCTACCTTCATCCAACTGGGCCAATTGGAGAATATCCTCTACCAGTTGAATCATGCGCTGGGATTCCTGGTGAATCTTCTCGGCAAAGACGACAACATCATCTGGCGAGGCAATGCGCGACTGCAGAATTTCAGAATAGCCAGATAGAATGTGGAGCGGTGTCCGCAATTCGTGGGAAACCGTCGCTGTGAATTCTCGCCGTAATTTTTCCAGATAATACTGCTCGGTCACATCGAAAAAGAGAAGAACGGCCCCTGATTGCTGCTGCTCCGACCAAATCGGACGTCCGATGACCTTGTATTGGTGGTCCTGCAATTCGACAATTGTATCTGTTTTCTGACCATCCAGTAACTCCGTCAGCAAGTCCTTCAAGGCCGATTGGCGCTGAAAAATAGCAATGGGTCTGGAGAGGGCTGACTCTTCCAATTCTAAAAGATTACGAGCCGCCTCATTGTAGATGACTAACCGGCCCTGGTTATCAACGATGACTAACCCCTCCTTCATCTTGGAAATGATAGTGTCAAATTCATCCTGTTTCTGCCGCAGGAGACTCTCTTTTTCAGCCAATTGAGACTGGTGAAAATCCAGTCGCTTGAGCAGGGGATGCAATTCCTTATAAACATCATTTTTCAAGGGTCTCTCTAAGTCAATGGTTTCCAAGGGCCGGAGTAATTTTTGAGCCGTGTATTTGGCAAGGACGTAGGAAGTCAGAAGCGACACAAACCCCAAGACGGCAAACCAGGGAAACATCTGCTGCATCAAATCAAAGACCGTACTGTGGGAAACTGAAAGACGGACGATACTGCCGTCTTGCAAGAGCCGTGCCGAGTAAATGAGGGTTTCAGACAGGGTACTAGAATACCTGACCCTCTGGCCGATTCCATTTTTTTTAGCCTGAATGACTTCTTCACGCTGGCTGTGATTGTCCATTTGCGAGGCATCATTTTCGGAGTCATAGATGACACTGCCGTCAGGAGCTATCCAGGTAAACCGGTATTCTCCAGGAGCAATGTGCTGCAGATAGTCTATGCCTTCATTTTCAACCGCCTCTGCCACCAACTGGGTTTCTTGAACTAAATGATCGACCAATTGACCGTTAAAATAATTATAAAGGTAGACCTGGACAGTGAGGATAGTCAGCAGAAAGACCCCCATAGCTGTCATAAATACTGCTTGAAAAATCCGTTTAGTCATGGTCTTGCTCCAAGAGATAGCCTACTCCACGTACTGTTTTGACCAGGTGACCGGCTTGGCCCAATTTCTGGCGCAGGGTTCCCACATGGACATCGACCGTCCGCGTCTCGCCCATAAAATCTTGTCCCCAGACCTTGTCCAAGAGTTCCTGACGGGTAAAGACTTTTTGAGGCAACCGCATGAAGAGGTGCAGTAATTCAAATTCTTTCAAGGTCAATTCAACCTTGCTATCTTGGACATAGACCTTGTGACTGGCTAGATTGATACGAATCGTGGCAAAGGCAAGCTCTTGCTCCTCCTGCTTTTGAGTCCTGCGCAAAACAGCCTTGATACGGGAAATCATTTCCATCATACCAAAGGGCTTGACCAGGTAATCATCAGCCCCCATGTCCAAACTCTGAACCTTGTCAATCTCAGTCCCCTTGGCCGTTGCCATAATGACGGGTATAGCCAGCCACCTGGTCTGCCTACGCAGATCCTGGAGGACTGAAATTCCGTCCTGGCCTGGCATCATAACATCCAAGACCACTAAATCAGGACTTGCTTCCTCCAATCCTTCCCAAAAACTAGCAGCCTCTGGAAAACCCTTAGCCTCAAAACCAGCAGTCTTGAGGCTATAGATCATCAATTCACGAATGGCATCATCATCTTCTACACAGTAGATCATTTTCTTACCCTTCTAATTGACCCGTGATAGAAAATTGTACCCACTTGGCAATATTGACAGCGTGATCACCGATGCGCTCCAGGTACTTGGCAATCATCAAGAGGTCAATGGCCTGGTCACCATTTGCAGTGTGGCTCCCGATATATGTAGCCAGTTTTTCTTTTATTGTACCAAAATATTGGTCAACTGTATCGTCTTTTGCAACGACTTGGCTGGCCAAATCGTGACTTTCTTTGATAAAGGCATCCAGGGCACCCACCACCATCTGACTGACCTGCTCTGCCATTTTCTTAACCAAAGGAATCTCTTCCACCAGGTCAATGGGATTGTTGCGAATCAGGTCCGCCACTTCAGAGGATTGGGCGCCGATGCGCTTCATGTCATAGACCATTTTAAGGGCGGATGAAATGGTGCGCAGGTCCCGAGCAACTGGTTGCTGGCGCAGGAGCAATTTGAGGCAACGGGCTTCGATATCCCGCTCTAGCTCCTCAATCTGCTGGTAGGTCTGCTGGATTTTTTCGTAGTTCAACTGCTCTGGCCCATTGAGACCGTCGGCAGAGCCTGCGATAATCTCCTCACAGAGACCACCCATGTAGACCATGTCCTTTTGCAATTCTTCTAATTGGCTTTCAAAACGTGAACGCATTAACCAAACCTCCCTGTGATATAGTCTTCCGTACGTGGATCTTTTGGCATACTAAAGAGACTGCTTGTCTTGTCAAATTCAACGACCTCACCCAAGAGGAAAAAGGCAGTCTGGTCAGACACCCGCAAGGCCTGTTGCATATTGTGGGTGACCATGACAATAGTATAGTCCTTCTTCAATTCCAGCACCAATTCTTCTATCTTAGCGGTTGAAATCGGGTCGAGAGCTGACGTCGGCTCGTCCATCAAGAGAACTTCCGGCTCGATAGCCAGGGCACGGGCAATACAGAGACGCTGCTGCTGACCGCCCGACAAGCCCAGAGCAGACTTATTGAGGCGGTCCTTGACCTCATCCCAGATAGCTGCCTGACGAAGAGAACGCTCGACAATCTTATCCAGTTCCAGCTTATTATGAATGCCGTGGGTACGAGGTCCGTAGGCCACATTATCATAAATGCTCATTGGAAAAGGGTTTGGTTTTTGAAAAACCATTCCGACCTTCTTACGGAGGACTGTCGTCTTCATCTCCGCATAAATATCTTCTTGGTCCAGCAGAACTTTGCCCGTTAAACGGCAGTTCTTGACCAAATCATTCATACGGTTCAGACTTTTTAAGAGGGTTGATTTCCCGCAACCAGAAGGCCCGATAAAGGCTGTAATCTGATTGCCTGGAATTTCTAAATTGATATTCTTCAAAGCCTGAAAATCCCCGTAGAAGAGATCCAGACCTTGGATACTTAGTTTACTCATTTCTATTTCTTCCTAATTTTACTGCAATCCATTCAGACAGGAGGTTCATGACAATGACCAGAATCAAGAGAATGACAGCTGTTGCATAGGTCTGATTGACATAAATACCTTCACCCGAAATCAAATACATGTGGACAGCCAGGGTCCTACCTGAGCTGGTGAGATTGGTCGCCACTTCTGCTACTGTCCCTGCTGTGAAGATCAAGGCTGCTGACTCACCGATAACCCGGCCCAGGGCCAATACGACACCTGAAAAAATTCCCGGTAAGGCAGAGGGCAGAACCACCTGAAATATGGTCCGCAATTTACCAGCGCCAAGGGCAAAACTTCCTTCCCGATAGCCATCTTCAACGGACAAGAGAGCCTCCTCGGTTGTCCGCATAATCAAGGGCAGAATCATGATACTAAGGGTCATAGCCCCTGCAATGATTGACAGGCCCAAGCCAAGGAATTTGACAAAGAAGAGGGCACCAAACAAACCATAGATGATAGACGGAATCCCTGATAGTGTCTCCGTTGCCAAACGAACAATGGTCACTAGGGGATTGTCCGGCTGGGCATACTCTGTTAGGTAGATAGAGGCACCAATCCCGATTGGCAAGGCAATCAAGAGGGCCAGAAGAGCCATCAAAACAGTGTTGAGAAGGGCTGGTAGCATGGACACATTGGTTGAATTGTAGGTCCATGAAAAGAGCTCCAGATTGAGATAGGGCAAGCCCTTGATCAAAATATAGAGAACGATAAAGCTGGTTGCAAGGCCTGCCAAACCAGCCGCTAGAAATACCAGCCACCTCAAGATAAGAGAGGTCCGGTCAGTCGAAGCTTGGTGTTTTACTAATGACATCCTAGGCCTCCTTCTTATTCATGCTATAGAAGAGCAAGTTAATGAGTAATATAAAGACAAAGAGCACAACTGCAGTTCCAATCAGGGCCTCACGGTGGAGATCCGTTGAATAACCCATTTCCATAACGATGTTGGTCGTCAGTGTCCGTACTCCCGAAGTCAAGGAACTTGGTATCAGGGCCTGGTTACCAGCCACCATGATAACTGCCATGGTTTCTCCCATTGCACGACCAAGACCCAAAATAACACTGGCCATAATCCCCCGCCTTGCTGCTGGTAGGATAATAAAGAAGATAGACCGTTCATGGGAGGCTCCCAGGGCCAAGCCACCCTGATAATAGGTTTCTGGAACCGCACGTAGGGCTGCCTCAGAGACACTGATAATAGTCGGCAAAATCATGATTCCCAACAAAATGGATGCTGTCAAAACCCCCATCCCGTGACCACCGACATTGCTACGGATAAAAGGCACCAAGACCACTAAACCAAAGAAACCATAAACAACTGAGGGAATTCCCGCCATGAGGCTGACCGCACGCTTGAAAATTGGATACCATTTTTCTGGACAGAAGAAGGCCAGAAAGACAGCTGTCAGAATACCAATTGGTACACCGAGCACCAGGGCACCAAAGGTCACGTAGACGGAGCCCACAATCATCGGCAAGACACCGAAAAGTTGATTAGACGGTCGCCAATCTAAGCCAAACAGGAAATTTCCCCAACCGATTTCTTGGATGGCTGGCAAACCAGCTGAAAATAGAAAGATACAAATAAATACTACGGATAAAACGGAAATGCAGGCAGCCAGAAAAAAGACTGCTTGCATGCCGGTTTCTCGGAACTGACGCATAGACTCCCCTTATTTAGAAATGTAGGTTGACCACTCGGCTTCTTTACCAGTGTAAATATCCTGCACTTCTTGTACTGTCAAACCTGACAATGGATTTTCCTTATTGACAATTACTGCAATACCATCGATGGCAATTGGTGTAGCTGATACACCAGCTGAACTTTCTGAATCCTTCAATTCACGCGATGCCATACCAATATCAGCAGAGCCCTCAATGGCGCTTGTCACACCTGTTGAGGAATCACTTTGCTGGATTTCCACAGTTACATCTGGATTGACTGCTTGATAAGCTTCTTTTAATTTTTCCATAACTGGGTTAACAGAGCTTGAACCTGCTACCACGACCTTACCTGATTTTGTCTTAGCCTGGTACGCTGCTTTGGCATCGACTGGGATATAGCCGGATTTTTCAACTACTGCTTGACCATCAGAACTCATAATAAAGCTGATGAAGTCTTGAGCAGCTTCGCTAATAGAATCCTTTGTAACGATATTAAATGGACGGGCAATCTTGTATTCACCAGATTTGATAGTATCAATACTTGGAGCGACACCATCGATTTCCAATGGTTTGCTGTTGCCGTCAAGCGCACCAAGTGAGGCATAGCCGATAGCCGCGGTATCTCCGGTTACTGTCTGTAACATAACCGCTGTAGAGTTGGTTACAATAGCTTGGTTAGTTGTATTGTCCACCTTTTCGCCATTGGCATCCTTAGACTCAATTCCCACCAACTCAATAAAGGCACCACGGGTTCCTGACCCTTCCTCACGGGAAACCACTGTAATAGGCTGGTCTGCTGTGTCCTTAGCAGCCTGACCACAGGCAGTCAGAAGGCCGACACTGGCCAAACCAAGAACAGCAAACTTTGTAAGACGATTCGTTAAAGACATAATCAATTCTCCTTTTTGTTATGACTCTATCTTACACCGTCAATATCAAATCTATTAGAGGGCTTTTGTAAAGTTTGTGTAAAATTAGGAGAATCATCACTAGCTCCTCTCACACCACTGTACCTATCGCACGAAAAAAGAATTCCACCTGTAAGTCGAATTCTTTCCTTCGTATTCTCATTTAGAAACGTCACTCCGCCTTCTCTATATCCTCTCGCACTTCCTTGGCATTAAATTTCGCAAAGAGGTACTGGCGGTCTTGGATTGGGAAGCGTTGGTCCAGCTGATCGACTGCCCCCACTTCCACATTGCCCTGGGCGATAACATAGTCCATAACGTGGCCGCCAAAGGTCAAATCATCTGAGATAAAGTGCAGGTGGTAACCCGCTACGCTGACGCCGTGGAAAATTTCCGGTGTCCAGATACCTACAATGGTGCCCGAAATATCCTCAGCCGTGTATTCAGGCTGGTGGCTGGCCACCTCCGCAAAGCGAACGCTGGAGGCTGACTTGGGAATCATGCGGACGTGCATGCGAGAAAAGGTCCCCTTAATCTTAATCGAACGGAAAAGATTCTCCCCGTCATAATAGGACTCAATTCTTGCCTGCAGCTCCTCACTGGTCATCTCAAAACGCTGCTTGAAAATGACCTCAGCTTCGTGGAAAATAACCGCTGCATAGGGTACCTTCATATCAGTAGGAACCTCCACCACTTCCGGCTTATCCCCTGCTCCCTTGGCCTGATAGGCCTTGCCATCTAGAACAATCAATTCTCCGTCGATAGAGTCCAAGGTCCCCAGCCCCAAATCACCGTGTTCCAAGAGCTCACCGACCGTCAAGGAACCACCGTAAAGACCAGCCATGAGAGCCCCTAAGGTATTGTATTGAAATAATCGATTTACTTGCATATCCTACTCTTCATTCAAAAATTCTTGCATGGCCAAATCATCTGGCACCAGGCTCAAATACCGACCAGCCTGGACACGCGCATCCTCAGCCCGCCCCATAAGCCGTAAAGCCTCCACATAATCCGCCAAAAATTCTGGGTTGTCTGCCAAATCTACAACCAAGTCATCAAAGATAGCCAAAGCCTGCTCCACTTCTTCCAAAGACATATAGGCCTTGGCAATATTCCAACGGGCCAGGACATTGTCTAAGTCATCGGTCAAGAATGGCAATACTTCCTCATAGCGCTCCTGCTCCAAATAAAGATTGGTCAAGCGCAAGGCCACTTCATTCTCATCATCAATGACCTCCCGGGCCCGCAGCAGGAAGTCCTCTGCCGCCGCCTCATCATGCAATTCATAGGCATACTGAGAAGCTTGCAGCAAGAGATTGGCATCAAAGTCATTTTTGGCCAGGCCTTGCTGGGTCATGGCCAGAGCCGCCTCCAACTGGTGTTCCGCATGGAGAGACTGCCCATAGGCGTACTCATAGCCCTCAAAGTCAGGATTGATGGTATCTAGCTGCTTAAAGTAAAGATTAGCCTTCTGGTATTCTTCTTGTTCAAATAGCAGAGCTGCCAACTCAAAAACCGTCTGGTCATCATATTCCAGCTCCACAGCCTTTTCCAGAAATTCGACAGCCGCCTCGAACTTGCCCAGACTAGCATAGGCTAGACCAATCCGCTGATAGGTCGACACCCCAGTCAATTCGTAGATTTCCCGATTGTCCAGCTGGGCGTAGAGGGAAACAGCTTCCTTGAAATTTTCCAATTCCATGTCCAACTCAGCTAGTCCAAAAGTGATAATGGGCTCATCCGACAGGTGACTAGCCTCCAGCAATTTTTCACGGGCTACATCCGATAGGCCCTCTGCCTGGTACAAATCTGCCTTGACCAAGAGTGCCTCTAAGTAGGCAGGGTGGCGCTCAGGAATGGCCTCTAGATAACCAAAAGCCTCTTCGACCAAGCCATCTTCAAAGGCAATCTGAGCCAAATTGATAGCCACTTCTGGGTATTGGCTCTGCAATTTCCCATAAATCTCCGCCGCCTGGGGGAGAAATCCAATGGACTCCAGGTAGGCAGCCAGGGCCAAGAGCGTCTCTTCATCGTCCTGGACCAAGGCCCGCTTGAAATATTTATTGGCTTTATCCAAATCCTGCTGGTCCAAGCAAGCCAGCATCTTTTCACTATTGTTCATTATTCGCTTCTAAACTCTCTATTGTATCTTCTTCGTATAATTCGCTATAAACCTTATACCATTCAAAGGCTGCCTTGACCAAGACCTTGATAGAGGCATAGATAGGAATTCCCAAAAGAACGCCCAGCACCCCAAACATCTGCCCTGAAGTCAATAGGACAAAGAGAATGGTAATAGGGTGGATGTTCAAGGAAGAACCGATGATCAAAGGCGTCACAAATCGACCCTCAATGGTTTGCTCAATCATAAAGACAATCAAGACCTTGACCAGCATGAAGGGACCTGCAATCAAGCCCAAAATGACAGCCGGAATCATAGCCAAGAAGGAACCCAGATAAGGGATCAGATTGAGAAAACCAGCCAAAATCCCCAGGGTCACAGGATAGCTGAGACCAATGATGGAGAACATGATGGAAAACATAAGAGCCACAATCATGGCCACCGTCACCTGACCGCGCACATAGTTGGACAGCTGGCTATTGACATCCGACAAAACGGTTCCAATGGGCGCCCGCCACTTGGTCGGCAAGTATTGGGTGATATAAGCATTGAGCCCCTTACCATCTCGCAAGAGATAGAAGAGGATAAAGGGCATAATCAAGACCGCCACAATAATCTGCGATGCCGTTGAAATCAAATGACTAGCCCAGTTGACCGCGCTGGATGAAAATCGCTGAGCAAAGGAAATAATCTGATCATTGACCTGATTGATCGCCTGAAGGGCCGTCGGTCGGAATTGTTCAAACCGCTTATCCTGCAACAAGGAGGTCAACTGTAGCTCCAGCTTTTGAATGTTTGCAGGCAGATTTTGCACAAATGAAACTACCTGTTCCTGGATATTTGGAATAGCTACTGCCAAGCCCCAAACTAAGAGCAGTCCAATCAGAACAAAAACAATGGAAATACCAATCGTTCTGGAAACCTTCCTCTTCTCCAACCAATCCACAATGGGATTTAGGAGATAATAAAGCAAGCCTGTCAACAGCATAGGCAAGAGAATAATCTCCACAAAACTACCTATCGGTTTTAACAAAAAACTAATCTTAGAAAATACAAGAATGGTCAGACTAATCAGCAGGGTCACTAGGAAAAAAGTCACCGCCTGATTGTTAATAAACCATCTAAAAAACCAGGTCACACTAAACTTTTGATTTTTCTCGTCCATCTCATTTCTACCTTTCCTTTTTCTACTATTGTACCATGTAAATGCCGAAAATTTATGCTGGAAATCATGTCCAAGAAATTTTTTCATGCAGAATTGTGGTATAATTTAAACAATCACTAGATAAGGAGAAACAAATGAACATTTATTTCGGAACCTACACCAAAAGAGACTCAAAAGGGATTTATAAGGCTAACTTCAATCCTGAAACTGGCTCACTGGCTCAATTAGAATTGGTCGCTGAAGAGCCAAACCCAACTTACCTTGCTTTCGATGCAGAGGGACGACTTTACTCCGTTGGCTCAGAAAACGGTCAGGGAGGGATTGCTGCCTTTACAGCTGATTTCCAACCACTCAACCATGTCGTTGAAGAAGGGGCTCCCCATTGTTATGTTGCAGTTGACGAAGAGCGCAATTTGGTCTATGGTGCCAATTACCATAAGGGACAGGTCTTGGTCTACAAACGTTTAGAAGACGGTTCTCTGGAATTGGCAGACCAGGCGCAACATGAAGGGTCTGGTCCTCATGAAAACCAAGCATCTCCTCATGTTCACTTTGCGGATTTGACACCAGATAAGTTATTGGTAACCTGCGATTTGGGAACGGACCAGGTCATCAGCTACAAGGTATCTGACCAAGGTAAATTGGAACAAGTAGGTAGCTATTCTTCTGCTCCTGGGGCAGGACCACGGCACATTGTCTTCCACCACCACGCAAAAATTGCCTATCTAATCTGCGAACTCAATTCGACCATTGAAGTTTTGATTTACGATGGTCTTGGTCAATTTGAACACATGCAGACCATCTCGACCCTGCCAGCTGACCACACTGGTTTCAACGGCACAGCTGCTGTTCGCATCAGTAAGGATGGGAAATTTGTCTACGGTTCTAACCGCGGTCACGACTCCATTGCTGTCTACAAGACCTTGGGTGATGCCAGCCTTGAGCTAGTGGAAATTGTCCCAACCAATGGCAAGACGCCACGTGATTTTGCCCTCAGCCCAGATGAAAAATTCCTGGTTGCGGTCCACCAAGACTCTGACAATGCGACTGTCTTTGCCCGTGATGAAGAGACAGGTCGATTAACAGAACTATCCTATGATTTCCTGGTTCCAGAAGCTGTCTGCGTGACCTTTCATCCATAATTCAAAATAATTGTGAAATCGCTCTATTTTTGGTTTAATAGACAAATAGGAGGTGAGATTATGAATCCAGTAGATTTGTTTAACGAAGTAAAAGACTTGATTGCCAACAAAGACTTTGACGGTGCAAAACAATTCATAGAAGAAAACAAAGACAACTTCGGCGAATACTTGGAGCAAGCAAAAGGCTTGTTGTCAGGTTCTGAAGGCGTTAACGGTCTTTTAGATAAAGTTAAAGGCTTATTCTAATACATGTAAAAACTAGGCTGAGAATGTTCAGTCTAGTTTTTTGTTTGTTCAAACATATTTGTTATCTCCTGCAATGAAGGAATTACCCAATCACTCTTCAATTTTTCATTTTCACTGGCATGCTTCCCAAAATCTGTCAGTATTCGTACAGTCCACATTCCCAAAGATTTAGCAGGTAGAATATCATTATCATACCTATCACCAACATAGACAACTCTATCTGCAGGGATGTTTACTTTTTGCAAGGCAAGTGTGAAAATAGTTGTATCTGGTTTAGATAGCCCAACCTCTTCAGAGAGGATGATGAGTTGAAAATAAGACTCAATTCCCCACTCTTTAAGCAGTTCTCTAATACTACTAGACTGATTGACAATAATCCCCAATCGATAGTTTTGTGATACCTTCTCTAGAGCATCTATTGTTTCAGGATACAGGCTCACCCCCTCATTTGTCCATAAAGGACGTGGCTCGGTCGGTGCAAAATGGTTCCAAGTTGCTCGAATAGGGTCCAAGTCTTCCCAAACAAACTCCTCCATCTTACCAGAATAAACAGAGACGGAAATGTCCATTCCAAGAGAGCCTAACATTTTCACACACTCTTCCATGTACTCACGATAGGCTAACTCTTCATTCAGCAATGTAGAACCCAAATCAAAAAATATCCATTTTATCACTCTGTTCACTCATTTCTATTTTTCATTGACAAATAACAGATGAATTCCTATTTACACTATCGCACCTTGTTTGTTACTTAAGCTTCGGTTGCTATTTTCTAAAATAATCGCCAGTTGCTGCAATTTTTCTTCAATTTGATGCATGGTAGCAAGGAAAACTTGATCACTCTGGCCACTCGGGTCGTCCAGTCCCCAATCTTCTCGATGTTGACAAGGAAGATAGGGACAATCAACATTGCAGCCCATGGTAATAACAATATCAACCGCCGGCAATTCATCAATTAACTTGGAATACTGTGTTTCCTCCATATCAATCTGGTACTGTCTCTTCATTAAACGAACCGCATCATGATTGATTTGCGGTTTGGTTTCAGTCCCTGCCGAGTAGGCATCGAAAACATGTGCATAGTTCGCCTTAGCTAAGGCCTCCGCAATCTGACTTCGACATGAATTATGTCCACAAACAAATGCAACTTTGGTTTTTTCTTTCATTCATCTCCTCCTTTTATCGTCAACTAACAAGTATTTCAATTACCTATTTTAACCTGCTTTTCTTAGTTATTATACAATTTCTCGTTCCATTTGTACAATATCGGAGATAAGTACCACAATCACCAACATAAGATAATCAAGACTGTAAATACAACCAACAATGTTGCCATAAAAATTCCATGTAAAATAGTGACCCTTATTTGCCCCACTTTACAAAAATCCTCCCAATTAAATCAGAGGGCATCTTCATATCCTTAAAACCTTGCTAGTTCGAGAGCCATAGGGATAAGTTGTATACTGCACGACAAAAAACAAGTCCAGATAATTCCGAACTTGTTTCCACTATAACCCTAGCTATCCTAGTTCGGGGATAAATTAGTACACAGTACATTGAAAAACAAGTCTGAAACGTTTCGGACTTGTTTTTACTAGAACCCTCGCTATGCTAGCTCGGGGATAAATTAGTACACTGTACTACGAAAAACAAGTCTGGAAA
The sequence above is a segment of the Streptococcus suis genome. Coding sequences within it:
- the pstC gene encoding phosphate ABC transporter permease subunit PstC produces the protein MRQFRETGMQAVFFLAACISVLSVVFICIFLFSAGLPAIQEIGWGNFLFGLDWRPSNQLFGVLPMIVGSVYVTFGALVLGVPIGILTAVFLAFFCPEKWYPIFKRAVSLMAGIPSVVYGFFGLVVLVPFIRSNVGGHGMGVLTASILLGIMILPTIISVSEAALRAVPETYYQGGLALGASHERSIFFIILPAARRGIMASVILGLGRAMGETMAVIMVAGNQALIPSSLTSGVRTLTTNIVMEMGYSTDLHREALIGTAVVLFVFILLINLLFYSMNKKEA
- a CDS encoding ATP-binding protein codes for the protein MTKRIFQAVFMTAMGVFLLTILTVQVYLYNYFNGQLVDHLVQETQLVAEAVENEGIDYLQHIAPGEYRFTWIAPDGSVIYDSENDASQMDNHSQREEVIQAKKNGIGQRVRYSSTLSETLIYSARLLQDGSIVRLSVSHSTVFDLMQQMFPWFAVLGFVSLLTSYVLAKYTAQKLLRPLETIDLERPLKNDVYKELHPLLKRLDFHQSQLAEKESLLRQKQDEFDTIISKMKEGLVIVDNQGRLVIYNEAARNLLELEESALSRPIAIFQRQSALKDLLTELLDGQKTDTIVELQDHQYKVIGRPIWSEQQQSGAVLLFFDVTEQYYLEKLRREFTATVSHELRTPLHILSGYSEILQSRIASPDDVVVFAEKIHQESQRMIQLVEDILQLAQLDEGRHIRKEDVQLTDLVQQVLAGLEDKAVQKNIALSFTGPQISYHGNPVLLQSIIFNLCDNAIKYNTDHGQVHVSLSQTDEAISLVVEDTGLGISPIDQERMFERFYRADKSRSKQVGGTGLGLSIVKHALQVHGATIHVQSQLGQGTVMKVKFPK
- the pstB gene encoding phosphate ABC transporter ATP-binding protein PstB; amino-acid sequence: MSKLSIQGLDLFYGDFQALKNINLEIPGNQITAFIGPSGCGKSTLLKSLNRMNDLVKNCRLTGKVLLDQEDIYAEMKTTVLRKKVGMVFQKPNPFPMSIYDNVAYGPRTHGIHNKLELDKIVERSLRQAAIWDEVKDRLNKSALGLSGGQQQRLCIARALAIEPEVLLMDEPTSALDPISTAKIEELVLELKKDYTIVMVTHNMQQALRVSDQTAFFLLGEVVEFDKTSSLFSMPKDPRTEDYITGRFG
- a CDS encoding response regulator transcription factor codes for the protein MIYCVEDDDAIRELMIYSLKTAGFEAKGFPEAASFWEGLEEASPDLVVLDVMMPGQDGISVLQDLRRQTRWLAIPVIMATAKGTEIDKVQSLDMGADDYLVKPFGMMEMISRIKAVLRRTQKQEEQELAFATIRINLASHKVYVQDSKVELTLKEFELLHLFMRLPQKVFTRQELLDKVWGQDFMGETRTVDVHVGTLRQKLGQAGHLVKTVRGVGYLLEQDHD
- the phoU gene encoding phosphate signaling complex protein PhoU, whose amino-acid sequence is MRSRFESQLEELQKDMVYMGGLCEEIIAGSADGLNGPEQLNYEKIQQTYQQIEELERDIEARCLKLLLRQQPVARDLRTISSALKMVYDMKRIGAQSSEVADLIRNNPIDLVEEIPLVKKMAEQVSQMVVGALDAFIKESHDLASQVVAKDDTVDQYFGTIKEKLATYIGSHTANGDQAIDLLMIAKYLERIGDHAVNIAKWVQFSITGQLEG
- the pstA gene encoding phosphate ABC transporter permease PstA, with the protein product MSLVKHQASTDRTSLILRWLVFLAAGLAGLATSFIVLYILIKGLPYLNLELFSWTYNSTNVSMLPALLNTVLMALLALLIALPIGIGASIYLTEYAQPDNPLVTIVRLATETLSGIPSIIYGLFGALFFVKFLGLGLSIIAGAMTLSIMILPLIMRTTEEALLSVEDGYREGSFALGAGKLRTIFQVVLPSALPGIFSGVVLALGRVIGESAALIFTAGTVAEVATNLTSSGRTLAVHMYLISGEGIYVNQTYATAVILLILVIVMNLLSEWIAVKLGRNRNE